In a genomic window of Vigna angularis cultivar LongXiaoDou No.4 chromosome 6, ASM1680809v1, whole genome shotgun sequence:
- the LOC108341672 gene encoding ethylene-responsive transcription factor ERF119, whose translation MGAVNDANRSRKKSSSRGHHRFVGVRQRPSGRWVAEIKDSLQKVRLWLGTFDTAEDAARAYDNAARALRGANARTNFELPEATSGDASKRGDGGGSTFVPNCSEPFSFEDVNEPSEEAEGLLGALKAKLLDGKKGKFHFPFLPNSAASPLVQSGWVSTSTQNVCSAEKDLLLPSSASNTVLSSMNGTGANPLLGVTSTLETSNTCSKSVVIPNHDHEGSEGRSSRVDSHQLCQTPPEATWFNEVAYELPWPTQCMSQVPDNNNNSLLASAATLAWPLSEVIESIDMACPDQGPSNCNKSGQMMNMVSMQLPLVGGATEGLWTLEQQQFVQYENNSWFSYNGSWDPLLYVPSELA comes from the coding sequence ATGGGAGCAGTGAATGATGCAAACCGCAGCAGAAAGAAGTCATCATCAAGAGGGCACCACAGGTTTGTGGGGGTTCGACAAAGGCCATCAGGGAGATGGGTGGCAGAGATCAAAGACTCTCTACAGAAGGTCAGGCTTTGGCTTGGAACATTTGACACAGCTGAGGATGCAGCTAGGGCATATGACAATGCTGCTCGAGCCTTGAGAGGTGCCAATGCTAGAACCAACTTTGAATTGCCTGAAGCAACTTCTGGTGATGCTTCTAAGCGTGGTGATGGCGGTGGTTCAACCTTTGTGCCCAATTGCTCTGAACCCTTTTCTTTTGAGGATGTCAATGAGCCAAGTGAAGAAGCTGAAGGCCTTCTTGGTGCACTTAAGGCCAAGCTGCTTGATGGAAAGAAAGGAAAGTTTCACTTTCCATTTCTTCCTAATAGTGCTGCTTCCCCGCTTGTTCAATCTGGCTGGGTTTCAACATCAACTCAGAATGTTTGTTCCGCGGAGAAAGATTTATTGTTACCATCATCAGCCAGTAATACTGTCCTCTCAAGTATGAATGGAACTGGAGCCAACCCTTTACTTGGTGTTACGAGTACTTTAGAAACATCAAACACTTGTTCAAAGAGTGTGGTTATCCCAAATCATGATCATGAAGGTTCTGAAGGAAGAAGTTCTAGAGTCGACTCTCATCAACTTTGTCAAACTCCACCTGAGGCAACATGGTTCAATGAAGTGGCATATGAATTGCCTTGGCCTACACAATGTATGAGCCAAGTTcctgataataataataatagccTTCTTGCATCTGCAGCCACCTTGGCATGGCCACTTTCCGAGGTGATTGAGTCCATTGATATGGCATGCCCAGATCAAGGGCCATCAAATTGCAACAAAAGTGGCCAAATGATGAATATGGTGAGCATGCAGTTACCTCTAGTTGGTGGTGCAACTGAAGGGCTTTGGACATTGGAACAACAACAATTTGTGCAATATGAGAACAACAGTTGGTTTAGTTATAATGGCTCTTGGGATCCTCTCCTTTATGTCCCTTCTGAGCTAGCTTGA